Genomic window (bacterium):
TGCTTTCATCCCGGCCTATTCACTGGCGGACTACTTCTATGTTCACGGCATTCTGCCTGAACATCTCGGTGCCAATCACGATCGCAATGTGGAAGCGGTACTGTTTCGGTCAGAAATGACCGATCTTCAATTGCTCGTCATGTAGATGTCCAGTTCGCCCTCTGATCTTCGCTCGATCAGGCCCTTTTTCTCCAGGTAGCGGATGTGGGCGATCGCCTCGCCAGTCGCGAACCAGCGCTGCATGATGGGGAACTCCTCCCAGGAGCGCGCGCGGATGTCCCAGCTCATTCGACCTGCGATGTCGTAGGCATTGAGTGGTTCATCCCTGAGAATCGACACGACCTCGTCCGCTCGATCGCGGTGGTGTTCGAGCAGTTCGTCGATACGCTCACTGCAGTTTTCGATCAAGCTGCGATGGCCCGGCAGGCAGAGATCGATATCGAGCTTGCGGGTCCGTTCCAGACTGCTCTCGAAGTCGCCTAACGGATCTTCGTCGTAACCCCAGGCCTGCAGATTGGGGGTGATGTCGCCGAGAATGTGATCACCCGAGATCAGGAACTTTGCGGTCGGTTCGTGAAGACAGATGTGTCCCCCGGTGTGTCCGGGGGTCGTTACGACGGTGAGGTTGAAGTCTCCGATGGGAAAACTGTCACCGTCCTTCAGTCCGACGTAGTCCACCGACTCCTTCGGGCCGTCTTTGAATCCGGGATGGTTCTTGAGCGACGCGCGCAACACCTCGCCGGGGAATCCCGCCTTTACGGCCAGTCGTCCCATCGGACCGCTTTCGGTCCAGTAGTCGTGATCTCCACTGATCGCGGCGGCATCGAGTTCGCCCATGAAAGCGCGTGAACCCTCCTTGAGCAGGGTTGCGACCAGGCCTTGATGGTCGGCGTGGTAGTGGGTGGCGATGATATCGGTACGCTCTAGATCGATACCGATCGAGTCGAGCCCCGATTCGATGGCCTCGCGGCACTCGTCGCGGTTCATGCCGGTATCGACGATCAGATTGCGATCAGGCGAGGTGAACACGAAGGAGTTGATCTCGCGCAGCGGGTTTCCGGACAGGGGCAACACAATCCGGTAAAGACCGGGCATAATCTTCTCGACCATCTAGACGACTCCTCGGTTTTCGATGGTACCAGAGGATGACGGATCTCGGGGTTGGTACCCGAGTCGCTCCCGTGTTCTAGAATCACAGCTGAACCTTCGGGAGGAGATCGCCCTATGATCGCGCACGGACGCCTTCGAATCGCTGGACTGACGTTATTGCTATCGTGCCTGCTCGGTCCTTCCGTACCGACTCATGCCGATGAGACCTGCATGTCCCCCTATATGGCGAAGATCGTCGGCCAGGAGGACTTCGTCTATGTCTGGACGCTGGGCATGGAGGGCCTGGGTGACGAGCAGGATAAACTCGTCACGATCGATTCCCGGCCGGACTCCGCCACTTTCGGCAAGGTGATCCACAGTCTGTCGGTGGGAGGACGCAATGAAGCCCATCACTCGGGGCTGACCGATGATCGGCGCTTTCTCTGGGCGGGTGGTCTGGACACGAACAAGATCTTCATCTTCGATGTCCACTCCGATCCGGCCAACCCCAAGCTCGAGAAGGTGATCTCGGATTTCGTCGCTCGCAGCGGCGGTGTAGTCGGGCCGCACACTTTCTACGCATTGCCCGGACGGATGCTGATCACGGGCCTATCGAATAACAAGGATCACGGAGGGCGCTCAGCGCTGGTCGAGTACACCAACTCCGGAGAGCATGTGGTCACCCATTGGATGCCCATCGATGGAAATCTGCGGGGCAGCCGGAAGACCGGCGAGTTCGCGGATGGCTACGACTACGACGCCCGGGTACAGCCGCGTCTCAACGCCATGCTCAGTACCTCATTCACTGGCTGGTCGAACTACATGATGGACTTCGGGAAGATGCTCGCCGACAAGGAGGCGATGAAGCGTTTCGGGAGCACTGTGGTGCTCTGGGATCTTCACACCCGCAAGCCGAAACAGATTTTCGACGTTCCGGGGGCGCCGCTCGAGGTGCGCTGGGCCTGGGATCCGAAACACGACTACGCGTTTACTTCCACGGCCTTGACGGCACAACTCTGGCTGATCGAGCGAAAGCCCGACGGCGAATGGAGTGCCAGTGCCGTGGCCGATATCGGTGATCCATCAAAGGTTCCGCTGCCCGTCGATATCTCGCTTTCAGCTGACGATCGCCTGCTCTGGGCGAGCACGTTCCTGGACGGGACCACGCGATTGTTCGACGTGAGCGATCCCCACCACCCCAAACAGATCTTCAGCGAGAAGATCGGCAGCCAGTTGAACATGGTTTCCCAGAGCTGGGACGGAAAGCGCATCTACTTCAGTACCTCACTGCTCGCCAACTGGGACAAGAAGGGCGCGGACAACGAACAATTCGTGAAGCTCTACCACTGGAATTCCCAGAAGCTCGAGCACATCTGGACGGTGGACTTCATCGAACAGAAGCTGGGCCGGGCTCACCAGATGCGTTTCGGTTCCTACGCTCTGTACGCTTCGGATGGCGCAGAGGTGGGCCCACCGGAGACCCTTGCGCACATACAGAAGTAGGAAGGGCTTGCGAACCCCCGAGTTCATTCGGCCCATGCTACGAATCGCTGCGGTGATCGCGATCGCAACGACGATCTCGATGACACCCCTGTCGGCGCAGGAGTCAGCGCCCGCGCCGGGTTACGGCCCGTTGCAGTTCGCCGCACCCGTACCGGGTTCCTACACATTGCCCCCGATGGGGGATGCAGCGGATGGCGCTGTGCTCGACGAGCGCGGCCGCTCTCGGCGACTCCACGAACTCTACGACACGCGGATCGTGTTGCTGAGTTTCGTCTACGCGAGCTGTGCCGACGCGAATGCCTGTCCGCTGGCGACGGCCGTGATGCACGGAGTCAAGACCCGGTTGGAGCGCGATCCGGAACTCGTGGAACGGGTCCGGCTCTTGACTCTGAGTTTCGACACGAAGCGCGACACGCCCGAAGTGATGCGCGAGTACGGTGCGAGTGTTCTCGAAGGGCGCATCGAGTGGAAGTTTCTCACAACTGCGTCCCAGACAGAGCTGGCACCCATCCTCGAGAACTACGATCAGGAAATCCGCCGCGAGAGGGACGTCGGAGGAGATTCGACGGATCAGATCTCGCACGTACTGCGCGTCTTTCTGATCGATGGGAATCGACGGATTCGCAACATCTACAGCAGTTCCTACCTGCACGCCGAACTGCTCCTGAGCGATATCCACACGCTATTGCTCGAGGAGGAACGAGGTCTCCGCAGGAGTGGGGAACTCGTCTCTGATCCGGCTCCGGCGACGCCGCGTTCCCTGGATCTGATGTCGTACGCGGAGCGGCCACCGCTCGGGCTTCCACCTCTGCCCGTGCCCGAAGACAGTCCGCTTACCCGCAGTCGAATCGCGTTGGGCCGCAAGCTCTTCTTCGATCGTCGCCTGTCTCTCAACGGCACGATCTCATGTGCGATGTGCCACATCCCGGAGCAGGGATTCACCAACCGCGAACTTGCCACGGCTGCCGGAATCGAAGGCCGCACCGTGCGTCGCAATGCACCGACGATTCTCAACGTGGCCTATGTCGAGCGCCTGTTTCACGACGGTCGCGAGAGCCGGCTCGAGCAGCAGGCCTGGGGGCCGTTGCTTGCGAGCAATGAAATGGGCAACCCGTCCATCGGAAGCGTGATCGAGAAGCTCGAAGCCCTGCCGGATTACTCGGGTCTGTTCCAGGCGGCGTTTGCGGGCAGGGGGCCGGGCATGGAAACGCTCGGCATGGCGCTGGCCAGTTATCAGCGCACTCTCCTCGCTGCGAACAGTCGCTTCGATCGTTGGTACTTCGGGGGTGACGAGAGTGCGCTCGACGAACCGGCCGAACGCGGATTCCGGCTGTTCTCGGGTAAGGCGGGTTGCGTGGCCTGCCATCCAATTGGACAGGCAAGATCCGTCGAAATCGGCGCGTTGTTCACCGACCACCAGATGCACAACACGGGCATCGGCTACCGGCACTCGATGGCGCTGCGGCCGAACGGGCAGCGGGTCGCGCTTACACCGGGCGTCTTCGTCGAGGTCGGACAGGATCTGCTGGCCTCCGTTTCGGAAACCCCGCCCGGGGATCTCGGGCGCTACGAAATCACGCTGGACCCGCGCGATCGTTGGAGCTACCGGACTCCGTCCCTGCGCAATGTGGCTCTGACGCCGCCCTACATGCACGATGGATCTCTGGCGACGTTGCGCGAGGTCATCGACTACTACAATCGAGGCGGGGTGCAGAACGAGGCGCTCGATGCGCGGATCCGGCCCCTGGGATTGAGTTCCCGCGAAGTCGAGGATCTGGTCGCCTTTCTTTCCAGTCTCACCGGAAATTCCGTGGAGAAGCTCGTTCTCGATGCCCATCTGGCCCCGATCGGCGATCCGAAATAGCGAATAAGTTTCTCAGACGGTGCTATCCTCTACAGGCCCGGCGCATAACCAGACCGTCGGCGAAGGGAGATCGACCATGGCCTCTCGCAACCGCATCCGTCCGATCGTCGCACTTCGCGCAATCCGCGAGTCGAGACAAGATCCAGATGACACCGCCGCCGCAATCAAGGTCATTGCGGCAATCTCGGGGAATTCGGGTCGGCGAGGCTTCAAGCGGTTCCAACGCTCTGAGCGCGGCGCAAAAATCCTACGCGAGAAGCGGGATCTGTACGACGTCTTGACCGATGTCGAGCGCATGAAGGCGATGCCGCTCGGTTCACTCGGGAGGACGATCATCGAGTGGTTCCAGCGCGAGAACATCAGCACCGAGGGCCTCGCGCAGGCGAGCGAACAGGCGTCGACGGCACTCGGGCGGCGGGATGTCGACGAAGACGAGCGCACCTACAACTCACGCCAGCGCAATCTCCACGACGTGTTCCACGTACTCGCCGGCTACGACCGCGACCTGCTCGGGGAGTCCGCTGTACTCGCCTTCACGATCGGCCAGGACTGGGACCGAGGCGTGGCCTACCTGGTCTGGAGTTCACTGCGTGAATCGGGCTGGAACACGGAGGCGGGCAAGCTGATTCGCGCGGGGTATCGACGCGGCAAGAGCGCGGATTCACTGGTGGAGCAGGACTGGGAAGCGCTCTTCGAACGACCGATCGACGAGGTTCGCGAGGAACTCGGAGTGGGCGCTCCGCCGGTCTACGAGCAGATGCGTTCGCCCGGTGCTCCCGTGCTCAGTACCTGATCTTCGCCGCACTACGCATGAGGCGGGTCATACCCGCTTTATGCGTAGTGCCGATATAATCCCCAGAAGCTATCGGTCGCGTTTCACGCGACTCGGTAGGTCTCATGTTCATTCCGGGGCCCAGGTCCCGACGGAGGAATCCTATATGACGACGGCATCTGACACCGACCAGGACCAGGGATACAAGACGCCCATGAGCGTGGCCTGGGAATTCGACTACAACATCGACGTCCAGCCGATCCAGAACCTGTACGAGAAGGCGAAAGAGCTTCAGTGGAATGCCACGACGGATATCGACTGGGATCGCGAGGTCGATCCGACTCGGCCAATTCTCGAAGGCGAGGGCTTCGGGTTCAGCCACATGCCTTTCTTCAAGCGGCTCTCGAAGACCAAGCAGGAAGCCCTTCGCGCTCACTCCGCGGCTCATCGGCTTTCCCAGTTCCTGCACGGGGAACAGGGTGCATTGATGACCGCTGCGACGTTGGCGCATTCGGTGCCGGATTACGAAGCGAAGCTCTACTCCTCCACTCAGGCCATGGACGAAGCGCGTCACGTCGAGGTTTTCGAGAAGTACGTACAGAGAATCGCGATCGTCTATCCGATCTCGCCCTTTCTCAAGGGACTGATCGATGCAACGCTCAAAGCCGACCACTGGGTAAAGATCGCAATCGGTATGAACGTCGTGGTCGAAGGTCTGGCGATGGGCGCCTTTCACAATATGATCCAGATTTCGGGTTGCGATCTTCTGCGCGACATCGTCGTGTTGACGATGCGCGATGAAGCTCGTCACGTGGCTTTCGGCAATCTCTACGTCAAGCACGCGCTGGCGCAGATGCATCCGGACGATCGCGAGGACGCGGCGGATTTTGCGCTGATGGCTCTGACGAGCATGGCGCCGACCCGAGAAAAGGCCGGCGACTCGCGCTCCGGCAGCAACCGACGCGATCCGAGCTTCGTCAAGGTACTCGAAAACTGCGAGATCGACGTCGAAGACTTCGCCAAAGGCATACTGGAGGCGGAGGAAGCCGGCATCAGCCTCGAACCGCGCGGGGGAACGGTCAACATCATGCGTGATCTCGTCATGCCTTCGCTGTCCAGAGTGGGCGCGATCACGGATCGCACGCGCGCAATCCTGGAAGAGCGCGGCATTGCGCTGAACGAGGACACCAGCGTGCTCGAGAGACTGGAAGACGTAGACACGGGCATCATCACGCTCTGATACACGACGAAACGAGGACACACTCGGCAACGGCGTTTTGCAGGGCTCCCGTCCTGGGAAGGTGCTGCTACGCTGGTGGCTCGAATGAAAGTTCCGGCGCCCCAACAAATCCAACAGTTCACGGCGATCCACGCATTTGGGATCGTGATCGCGGTCGCGACCTTCGCGTTCGATCTGCTGGTGCCTCTGGGCGTGGCCGCTGCAATTCCCTATACGCTGCTCGTGCTGCTGAGTCTGCGTTCTCCCGGACCGGGGCTCACCTGGTTCGCGGCGATTTCGGGAACGGTCTTGACCGTGACCGGCTACGCGCTTTCACCCGAAGGCGGCGTTCTGTGGATGGTTCTGACGAATCGCTTCCTGGCACTCTTCGTGATCTGGCTGACGGCCTACTTCTGTTTCGACCACAAACGACACAACCGCAGTATGCGAGAAGCGCAGCGAATCGCAGTGAAGTCGGAGAGGATGGCGAGTCTGGGAGAGATGGCTGCGGGTGTGGCGCACGAGTTGGGCAATCCCCTGGCGGCCCTGCAGGGTCGGGTCGAGTTGCTCGAGATCCAGCTGAAGTCGAATCGGGCCGATGACCAGGCGATCCGCGGTGGCATGGAGATCATCTACGAACTCAGCGAGCGCATGGCGCGCATCATTCGCGGGATGCGCACGTTCGCGCGAGATGCTTCGAGCGACCCACTCACCCCCGTGTTTGTATCCGAGCTGATTCGCGACGTGCTGGAGTTCTCGAAGGATCGCATGCTGAAGCTGGGTATCGATGTTCAGGTCGACGGCCTGGACCCCAAGCTGAGGGTTCCCTGTCGCGAAGCCCAGATCAGCCAGATACTGGTCAATCTGCTCAATAACGCTGCAGACGCGATTCACGAACTCCAGGAGCGCTGGATTCGCATCCAGGTGTCCGCCAGCGAGGACACCGTGCAGATCTCGGTGGTCGACAGTGGCAAAGGCATTCCCGAAGAACTCCGCTCGAAGGTGATGAAGCCCTTCTTTACGACGAAGAAGGCGGACCGAGGAACGGGACTGGGGCTGAGCATCTCTCAGGGAATCATCGAAGCCCATTCCGGCTCGCTGTGGATCGACGAGAACTGTCCCAACACGCGATTCGTGATGTCGCTGCCGAGGATCAATTCCTAGGGAACCTCTGCACAGAGAGGCTGCGGCTGCGAAGCGCGATGCATCCGCCTGCGCTGCGTCGCGCGACCTTCTGCAGATCTACGGATCTGCGATCGGATCACGCTTCTTGCTCAGGCGGCGACTCCCGCTTCTCGCTCGAATCCTCCCTGTGCAGAGATTCCCTAGCGGCCCCGCCAGCGGTAGGGCTATGTGGACTGTTCGCTCCCCAGAAGGCTCTGGACCAACGCCGCGATTGTGGGCAGCTGGAAGGGCTTTTCCAGGTAGGCGCTCACCCCTTGTCCGATTGCAGCCCCTTCGCTCTCGGGTTCTCCAAAGGCGCTCATCAGAATGATCGGGAGATCCGGGTGGCTCTTTCGAATATCCTGCGCGAGCTGAAGCCCCGTCATACGCGGCATGTGGGTATCACTGAGAACGAGCGCGGGCATGCGAGATCCACTGCCCATCTTCGCCAGAAGCTCTTCCGCCAGTGCGAAGGCACAGACCTGGTAACCGAGCAGCTCGAGGTACTCGTGCATCAATGCCCTGAAGGCGTCATCGTCATCGACGACGAAGATGAGATTGTCCGCCGGATTCACCACTTCACGCGGCTGCAACCTCTATACCAGCCGCCATGACCCCTGCGTGGCGAGCAGACCCCGTAGAGGGGGATCGAAGGGCAGAAAATGCCGCAGATGTGAGGCAAACTGTACCGCAGTGGGTCGAGAGGAGGTGCGGTACCGCGCCCCCTTGTCGCACCGGAGCAGTCGCACCGGAGCAGGAATCGATTGGAGCTACCGCTGACCCTGAGTGGCTCTCGGGGGAAAGGAGTGACGTTCGAGTCCTTCGAGGCCCCGAGCGAAGATCGAGGTCACGATGCGCTCGAGCAGTCCGCCGAGGCCCGGAATCTTCGACTTGAATCGGCAGCGCCAGGTCACCAGAGTGCCATCGCCATCCGGCTCGAAGACGACCTCGCCTTCGTGATCCTTTATCGGGAAAGGCCCGCTGATCACGGTGTAGGTCATGCGTCTCGGTGGGTCGAAGCTGAGTACCTGCTCGCGTACTCCGCCCGTGAAGCTGCGCACGGCCCCGACCCCGTTTGGATCGTGTTGCCCCTTCGCGACCAGGCGAGAGCCCGGAGTTCCCGCCCATTCACTCCAACGGGCGTGGTCGGTGTACACGTCCCAGACCGCCCGAGGCGGAGCCTCGAATCGACGGCGAACCTCGACGCTGCGCATACCACGCGCGCGATCGATGTCGGCTTCGCTGGACAGATTGCCGACGCCCGCGCGCGCGGACACATACAGGGCCAGCGAAGGGGACAGACGCCAGAGCCACTCGACCAGATAGGAGTCCCAACCGACGGGCGCACGCACTCGACCGCGCTCGACGGCGCGGATGATCGTCTTTGCGACTTTCTCGGGGGACAGAAACATGCGCGCTACGCGCGGCTCGTTCCCCATCTCAGCCATCATCTCCCGGTTCGCTCCTCGCGCAGCTTCGAAGAGCCCAGTGCGGATTCCGCCCGGGTAGATGCTCGTTAGTTTCACATTGCTTCCGTGCAACTCTGCGGAAAGCGACTCGCTGAGGCTTCGAATGGCGCCTTTCGATGCCGAGTAGCCGCTCTGCCCGGGGAAGCCCATTACCGCCGTACTACTCGAAATATTGACGAGCTTCGCGTCTTTCTCGCGTTTCAGATAAGGGAGAAAGAAGTGGCAGCCGTGCACGACTCCCCAGAGGTTGATTCCGATCAACCAACGCAGCTCTTCGAGACTGTGATCTTCAAAGCTGGCGGC
Coding sequences:
- a CDS encoding MBL fold metallo-hydrolase is translated as MVEKIMPGLYRIVLPLSGNPLREINSFVFTSPDRNLIVDTGMNRDECREAIESGLDSIGIDLERTDIIATHYHADHQGLVATLLKEGSRAFMGELDAAAISGDHDYWTESGPMGRLAVKAGFPGEVLRASLKNHPGFKDGPKESVDYVGLKDGDSFPIGDFNLTVVTTPGHTGGHICLHEPTAKFLISGDHILGDITPNLQAWGYDEDPLGDFESSLERTRKLDIDLCLPGHRSLIENCSERIDELLEHHRDRADEVVSILRDEPLNAYDIAGRMSWDIRARSWEEFPIMQRWFATGEAIAHIRYLEKKGLIERRSEGELDIYMTSN
- a CDS encoding selenium-binding protein encodes the protein MIAHGRLRIAGLTLLLSCLLGPSVPTHADETCMSPYMAKIVGQEDFVYVWTLGMEGLGDEQDKLVTIDSRPDSATFGKVIHSLSVGGRNEAHHSGLTDDRRFLWAGGLDTNKIFIFDVHSDPANPKLEKVISDFVARSGGVVGPHTFYALPGRMLITGLSNNKDHGGRSALVEYTNSGEHVVTHWMPIDGNLRGSRKTGEFADGYDYDARVQPRLNAMLSTSFTGWSNYMMDFGKMLADKEAMKRFGSTVVLWDLHTRKPKQIFDVPGAPLEVRWAWDPKHDYAFTSTALTAQLWLIERKPDGEWSASAVADIGDPSKVPLPVDISLSADDRLLWASTFLDGTTRLFDVSDPHHPKQIFSEKIGSQLNMVSQSWDGKRIYFSTSLLANWDKKGADNEQFVKLYHWNSQKLEHIWTVDFIEQKLGRAHQMRFGSYALYASDGAEVGPPETLAHIQK
- a CDS encoding c-type cytochrome; translation: MLRIAAVIAIATTISMTPLSAQESAPAPGYGPLQFAAPVPGSYTLPPMGDAADGAVLDERGRSRRLHELYDTRIVLLSFVYASCADANACPLATAVMHGVKTRLERDPELVERVRLLTLSFDTKRDTPEVMREYGASVLEGRIEWKFLTTASQTELAPILENYDQEIRRERDVGGDSTDQISHVLRVFLIDGNRRIRNIYSSSYLHAELLLSDIHTLLLEEERGLRRSGELVSDPAPATPRSLDLMSYAERPPLGLPPLPVPEDSPLTRSRIALGRKLFFDRRLSLNGTISCAMCHIPEQGFTNRELATAAGIEGRTVRRNAPTILNVAYVERLFHDGRESRLEQQAWGPLLASNEMGNPSIGSVIEKLEALPDYSGLFQAAFAGRGPGMETLGMALASYQRTLLAANSRFDRWYFGGDESALDEPAERGFRLFSGKAGCVACHPIGQARSVEIGALFTDHQMHNTGIGYRHSMALRPNGQRVALTPGVFVEVGQDLLASVSETPPGDLGRYEITLDPRDRWSYRTPSLRNVALTPPYMHDGSLATLREVIDYYNRGGVQNEALDARIRPLGLSSREVEDLVAFLSSLTGNSVEKLVLDAHLAPIGDPK
- a CDS encoding ferritin-like domain-containing protein, whose amino-acid sequence is MTTASDTDQDQGYKTPMSVAWEFDYNIDVQPIQNLYEKAKELQWNATTDIDWDREVDPTRPILEGEGFGFSHMPFFKRLSKTKQEALRAHSAAHRLSQFLHGEQGALMTAATLAHSVPDYEAKLYSSTQAMDEARHVEVFEKYVQRIAIVYPISPFLKGLIDATLKADHWVKIAIGMNVVVEGLAMGAFHNMIQISGCDLLRDIVVLTMRDEARHVAFGNLYVKHALAQMHPDDREDAADFALMALTSMAPTREKAGDSRSGSNRRDPSFVKVLENCEIDVEDFAKGILEAEEAGISLEPRGGTVNIMRDLVMPSLSRVGAITDRTRAILEERGIALNEDTSVLERLEDVDTGIITL
- a CDS encoding GHKL domain-containing protein, whose product is MKVPAPQQIQQFTAIHAFGIVIAVATFAFDLLVPLGVAAAIPYTLLVLLSLRSPGPGLTWFAAISGTVLTVTGYALSPEGGVLWMVLTNRFLALFVIWLTAYFCFDHKRHNRSMREAQRIAVKSERMASLGEMAAGVAHELGNPLAALQGRVELLEIQLKSNRADDQAIRGGMEIIYELSERMARIIRGMRTFARDASSDPLTPVFVSELIRDVLEFSKDRMLKLGIDVQVDGLDPKLRVPCREAQISQILVNLLNNAADAIHELQERWIRIQVSASEDTVQISVVDSGKGIPEELRSKVMKPFFTTKKADRGTGLGLSISQGIIEAHSGSLWIDENCPNTRFVMSLPRINS
- a CDS encoding response regulator, coding for MQPREVVNPADNLIFVVDDDDAFRALMHEYLELLGYQVCAFALAEELLAKMGSGSRMPALVLSDTHMPRMTGLQLAQDIRKSHPDLPIILMSAFGEPESEGAAIGQGVSAYLEKPFQLPTIAALVQSLLGSEQST
- a CDS encoding SDR family NAD(P)-dependent oxidoreductase; the encoded protein is MKPTRPTPSTITGSRSSGAGIWQGRVAVVTGAASGVGRALSEALAVRDCRLALVDVNAEGLREVANRVQELGGVASTHIADVSDAERMKLLPEEILTEHGHIHILINNAGVTVAASFEDHSLEELRWLIGINLWGVVHGCHFFLPYLKREKDAKLVNISSSTAVMGFPGQSGYSASKGAIRSLSESLSAELHGSNVKLTSIYPGGIRTGLFEAARGANREMMAEMGNEPRVARMFLSPEKVAKTIIRAVERGRVRAPVGWDSYLVEWLWRLSPSLALYVSARAGVGNLSSEADIDRARGMRSVEVRRRFEAPPRAVWDVYTDHARWSEWAGTPGSRLVAKGQHDPNGVGAVRSFTGGVREQVLSFDPPRRMTYTVISGPFPIKDHEGEVVFEPDGDGTLVTWRCRFKSKIPGLGGLLERIVTSIFARGLEGLERHSFPPRATQGQR